The following proteins come from a genomic window of Oncorhynchus masou masou isolate Uvic2021 chromosome 25, UVic_Omas_1.1, whole genome shotgun sequence:
- the LOC135513521 gene encoding condensin complex subunit 2-like, translated as MSSSSSPLPRVRQWASPSLKHRGASPVACSTPLFASFEGNDDELERRQRRRSRVIGLQAAADSFNESTSHSTKGTPAAVPKLSNAQISEHYSTCIKLSTENKITTKNAFGLHLIDYMADILKQKDSELTNFKVAAGTLDASTKIYAVRVDAVHADAYRVLGGLGAETKPGEEHGAGDGGEMAEGAARELAAKQVVKKKRPPKKTVAQNLSNINSSESERKCEVDPMFQRMASSFDESSTAGVFLSVLFSEDSSCELLFPSHMTLLHSTHSCSHSPPQHVPSLPFTGGLQQTQEKSSICPSLADFSFTSRNPDQTMTQMLEKMKQGDHVFDRNTEAEPDEEECQDFGDNFDGDYEEGQGDYGGEGSKEHKDGCKAGGPGRGRDVIPIGGGDIATMCLQLSNQPREYSYFSPRTMATWAGPGYWRFKPLHKKDNMPEKEGRKRKSKNAFEIDFNDHVNFETYFCTTRAATTIIKSALSTSNKKTTRAADFQFPLKTLSQLSLKPASTFCKEGQKRLYVELEGIGDYDYNNANDTANFCPGLQGGDSDDGFSRGADDTQPSADSNLASSQDHDDVSTYGEDDLVPEPHRVNKIEINFAKTAKKMDMKRLKNIMWNLLTDSLEKTAKEVENAETSEVSGEKVFSQTTKTLLQSLPPTMAQNLSVPLAFVALLHLANEKNLELVKVDDMSDILIKQGQ; from the exons ATGAGCTCATCGTCCTCACCCCTTCCCCGGGTGCGTCAGTGGGCCTCACCGTCCCTGAAGCACAGGGGCGCCTCTCCTGTCGCATGCAGCACCCCGCTCTTCGCATCTTTCGAGGGAAACGATGATGAGCTAGAGCGGCGTCAGAGGCGCAGATCCCGGGTCATTGGCCTGCAAGCTGCCGCTGACTCATTTAATGAATCTACCTCTCATAG CACCAAGGGGACCCCTGCTGCTGTGCCCAAACTGTCAAATGCACAGATCTCAGAGCATTACTCCACCTGCATCAAGCTCTCCACTGAAAAT AAAATTACCACCAAAAATGCCTTTGGTCTTCACCTGATTGACTACATGGCTGACATCCTCAAACAGAAGGATTCTGAGCTCACAAATTTCAAG GTGGCAGCGGGTACCTTGGATGCCAGCACCAAGATTTACGCAGTCCGAGTGGATGCTGTCCATGCTGATGCCTACAGAGTACTGGGAGGACTGGGTGCTGAGACCAAGCCTGGGGAAG AGCATGGAgcgggagatgggggagagatggcgGAGGGTGCTGCAAGAGAGCTGGCTGCCAAGCAGGTGGTGAAGAAGAAGAGGCCTCCCAAAAAGACTGTGGCGCAGAACCTGAGCAACATCAACAGCTCTGAGTCGGAGAGGAAGTGTGAG GTCGACCCCATGTTCCAGCGCATGGCGTCGTCCTTCGATGAGAGCAGCACAGCAGGCGTATTCCTGTCGGTGCTGTTCAGTGAAGACAGTAGCTGTGAGCTGCTCTTCCCCTCCCACATGACCCTGCTGCACTCCACTCACTCCTGCTCCCATTCTCCTCCGCAGCACGTCCCTTCGCTGCCCTTCACAG GTGGTCTCCAGCAGACCCAGGAGAAGAGCTCCATCTGCCCATCCCTGGCAGACTTCTCTTTCACCAGCAGGAACCCTGACCAG ACCATGACCCAGATGCTGGAGAAGATGAAGCAGGGGGATCACGTGTTTGACCGGAACACTGAGGCGGAGCCGGATGAGGAGGAGTGTCAGGATTTTGGGGATAATTTTGATGGAGACTATGAGGAGGGTCAGGGGGATTATGGAGGAGAGGGCTCCAAGGAACACAAAGATGGCTGTAAGGCTGGAGGGCCGGGGAGAGGAAG GGATGTGATTCCCATTGGAGGGGGGGACATAGCCACCATGTGTCTGCAGCTGTCCAACCAGCCCAGGGAGTACTCCTACTTCAGCCCGAGGACCATGGCTACCTGGGCAGGTCCTGGCTACTGGCGCTTCAAACCTCTGCACAAGA aggacaACATGCCTGAGAAGGAGGGTCGCAAGAGGAAGTCTAAGAATGCCTTTGAAATTGACTTTAACGACCATGTCAACTTTGAAACCTACTTCTGCACCACTAGA GCTGCTACCACTATCATCAAGTCCGCCCTCAGTACCAGCAACAAGAAAACCACTCGAGCTGCAGACTTCCAGTTCCCCCTTAAGACCCTGTCCCAACTCAGCCTCAAACCTGCCAGCACA tttTGTAAAGAGGGCCAGAAGAGGTTGTATGTAGAGCTGGAAGGCATCGGAGACTACGACTACAACAATGCCAACGACACAGCCAACTTCTGCCCTGGCCTGCAG GGTGGGGACAGTGATGATGGTTTCAGTAGAGGTGCAGATGACACCCAGCCTTCCGCAGACAGTAACCTCGCCTCCTCACAAGACCATGACGACGTGTCCACCTATGGGGAGGACGACCTGGTGCCAGAACCACACCGG GTGAACAAGATTGagataaactttgccaaaacagcCAAGAAGATGGACATGAAGAGGCTCAAGAACATCATGTGGAATCTTCTGACTGACAGTCTGGAAAAAACAGCCAAG GAGGTGGAGAATGCTGAGACTTCAGAGGTGTCTGGGGAGAAAGTCTTCAGTCAGACCACAAAGACCCTGCTTCAAAG CCTTCCCCCCACCATGGCTCAGAACCTGTCTGTGCCCCTGGCGTTCGTCGCCCTGCTGCACTTGGCCAATGAGAAG AATTTGGAGCTCGTGAAGGTGGACGACATGTCAGATATCCTCATCAAGCAAGGTCAATGA